In a genomic window of Mycolicibacter heraklionensis:
- a CDS encoding DUF5642 family protein: MLTLRAVLAIGCVCLLAACSSSPAEVSADIGKVVDLKSSFGPEFEAKAIPRTGIEPKLLAGTALPPGLTFDPADCSKFAISQQLPQGVQGNMAAVAAEGKGNRFITIALETSEPVPVNEPGRSCRRIGFSGAQMRGLIETVDVPHIDGAKTLGVHRVIEAVAAGKSRVGELYNYSAYFGPYQVLVTANPLVRPGESVTPVDTARARELLVAAVEAIRN, encoded by the coding sequence ATGTTGACCCTTCGCGCGGTGCTGGCCATCGGCTGTGTCTGCCTGCTCGCCGCTTGCAGCTCCAGTCCCGCCGAGGTGTCCGCCGACATCGGCAAGGTGGTCGACCTCAAGTCGTCCTTCGGCCCGGAATTCGAGGCCAAAGCGATCCCACGTACCGGGATCGAGCCCAAACTGCTGGCGGGCACCGCGCTGCCCCCGGGCCTGACCTTCGATCCCGCCGACTGCTCGAAGTTCGCCATCAGCCAGCAACTGCCGCAGGGCGTGCAGGGCAACATGGCCGCCGTCGCCGCCGAAGGGAAAGGCAACCGCTTCATCACCATCGCCCTGGAGACCTCCGAGCCGGTTCCGGTCAATGAGCCGGGACGCAGCTGCCGGCGAATCGGCTTCTCCGGTGCCCAGATGCGCGGCTTGATCGAAACCGTCGACGTGCCGCACATCGACGGGGCGAAGACCCTGGGCGTGCACCGGGTGATCGAGGCCGTCGCGGCCGGCAAGTCCCGCGTCGGTGAGCTCTACAACTACTCGGCCTACTTCGGGCCCTACCAGGTCCTGGTCACCGCCAACCCCCTGGTGCGGCCGGGCGAGTCCGTCACCCCGGTCGACACCGCCCGGGCCCGCGAGCTGTTGGTGGCCGCGGTGGAAGCGATCCGGAACTAG
- a CDS encoding alpha-ketoglutarate-dependent dioxygenase AlkB, translating into MAIPVQESLFDLSERRQLGDGAWLDVRPGWLSDASSELVGELQTVIPWRAERRRMYDRVLDVPRLVSFHDLTTGEAPHPAIAKLRRRLNDIYAGELGEPFTTVGLCLYRHGGDSVAWHGDTIGRGATHDTMVAIVSVGATRTLALRPRGGGPALRLAQHHGDLLVMGGSCQRTWEHSIPKTATPTGPRISIQFRPRGVR; encoded by the coding sequence GTGGCGATACCGGTTCAGGAGTCGCTGTTCGACCTCAGCGAACGCCGACAGCTCGGCGACGGCGCCTGGCTCGACGTACGTCCGGGCTGGCTGTCCGACGCCAGCAGCGAACTGGTGGGCGAGCTGCAGACGGTCATTCCCTGGCGAGCCGAACGCCGCCGGATGTATGACCGGGTGCTCGACGTCCCGCGGCTGGTCAGCTTTCACGACCTGACGACCGGGGAAGCGCCGCACCCGGCGATCGCGAAACTGCGCCGCCGGCTCAATGACATCTACGCCGGGGAACTCGGCGAGCCCTTCACCACGGTGGGGCTCTGTCTCTACCGTCACGGGGGCGACAGCGTGGCCTGGCACGGGGACACCATCGGCCGCGGCGCCACCCACGACACCATGGTCGCAATCGTCAGCGTCGGCGCCACCCGCACGCTGGCCCTGCGGCCACGCGGGGGCGGTCCCGCCCTGCGGTTGGCTCAACACCACGGCGACCTGCTCGTGATGGGTGGCTCATGCCAGCGGACGTGGGAGCACTCGATCCCCAAGACGGCCACGCCCACCGGCCCGCGGATCAGCATTCAGTTCCGCCCGCGTGGCGTGCGGTAG